From the genome of Chanos chanos chromosome 5, fChaCha1.1, whole genome shotgun sequence, one region includes:
- the tmem70 gene encoding transmembrane protein 70, mitochondrial: MHRICYLPGLRCIPSYQQHIFRCTHYTSIFSASTARHLCSSAILHSRPLRSQEYLVHVTRRSSLNAIANKVRPLSVQNAVRSYSSSSSPSEYGKLIYTGNLGKAVLGVKFFSYSSSMFSLCVMPYVLMKTGIGVESFALKVIFCTFIGFFTFMTPVLLHLLTKGYVLRLYHNEETDTYTAITYSALLVEKKTVFHQKDVRIPSVSQMFTSFYAKNHSMLVNPMNFPLPQDYNHLMGYDQPFSFDLDEVNKPDKN, encoded by the exons ATGCATCGTATATGTTATTTACCTGGATTGCGCTGTATCCCGAGTTATCAACAGCACATTTTCAGATGCACTCATTATACAAGTATTTTTTCTGCGTCCACCGCTCGACACCTTTGCTCCTCTGCCATCCTTCATTCTAGACCTCTGAGAAGCCAGGAATACCTAGTTCATGTAACTCGAAGGTCATCTCTGAACGCAATAGCAAATAAG GTTCGGCCACTCTCAGTGCAGAATGCAGTCCGCAGTTATTCCTCGTCCTCTAGCCCGTCTGAATATGGAAAGCTCATTTACACTGGAAACCTGGGCAAAGCTGTCCTTG GTGTGAAGTTTTTCTCCTACTCGAGCAGCATGTTCAGTCTTTGCGTGATGCCGTACGTCTTAATGAAGACGGGCATTGGAGTTGAGAGTTTCGCCTTGAAAGTAATCTTCTGTACCTTCATTGGGTTTTTCACCTTCATGACACCGGTACTTCTTCACCTACTCACCAAAGGCTACGTGCTGCGTCTGTACCACAACGAAGAGACAGACACGTACACCGCCATCACCTACAGTGCACTTCTGGTGGAGAAAAAGACTGTGTTTCACCAGAAGGACGTCAGAATACCCAGCGTCAGTCAGATGTTCACCAGTTTTTATGCCAAGAATCATTCCATGCTCGTGAATCCAATGAATTTCCCATTGCCCCAAGACTACAACCATCTCATGGGCTATGATCAGCCCTTCTCCTTTGACTTGGATGAAGTAAACAAACCGGATAAAAACTGA
- the elocb gene encoding elongin C paralog b, with protein sequence MDVEEKTYGGCEGPDAMYVKLISSDGHEFIVKREHALTSGTIKAMLSGPGQFAENETNEVNFREIPSHVLSKVCMYFTYKVRYTNSSTEIPEFPIAPEIALELLMAANFLDC encoded by the exons ATGG ATGTTGAAGAGAAGACCTACGGTGGCTGTGAGGGGCCAGATGCTATGTATGTAAAGCTGATTTCTTCTGATGGCCATGAGTTCATCGTGAAGAGAGAACATGCCCTGACATCCGGCACAATCAAAGCTATGCTGAGCGGCCCTG GGCAGTTTGCCGAAAATGAAACGAATGAAGTCAATTTCAGAGAGATTCCATCTCACGTCCTCTCCAAAGTGTGCATGTATTTCACATACAAAGTTCGCTATACCAACAGCTCTACAGAAATACCAGAGTTCCCTATTGCTCCAGAGATAGCCTTGGAGCTTCTCATGGCTGCAAATTTCTTAGATTGTTGA
- the cop1 gene encoding E3 ubiquitin-protein ligase COP1 isoform X2, with product MSSSRQQQAGGGPGSGPGTSSGSNSSASNANTGSSNATHGTSSEDGVSSRTLGSGGEGQSVATQGGRPGSSSGNYSRKRPLYNGLINPYEDKSNDFVCPICFEMIEEAHMTKCGHSFCYKCIRQSLEDSNRCPKCNYIIDNVDQLYPNFLVNELILKQKQRSEEKRLKRDHPNGTRWQFFQDVMGTEQDNLDLANVNYMLELLVQKKKQLEAESQAAQRQILMEFLKEARRNKREQLEQLQKELNFLEEDIKRVEEMSGLYSPVSDTDPNLDSTVPQFEAHSPAPSSIIDPSEYIQPPGFGGSSQGKRQTWYNSTLASRRKRLTAHFEDLEQCYFSNRMSRITDDSRTVNQLDDFMECLSKFTRYNSVRPLATLSYASDLYNGSSIVSSIEFDRDCDYFAIAGVTKKIKVFEYGTVIQDAVDIHYPVNEMTCNSKISCISWSSYHKNLLASSDYEGTVILWDGFTGQRSKVYQEHEKRCWSVDFNLMDPKLLASGSDDAKVKLWSTNLDNSVASIEAKANVCCVKFSPTSRYHLAFGCADHCVHYYDLRNTKQPIMVFKGHRKAVSYAKFVNGEEIVSASTDSQLKLWNVGKPHCLRSFKGHINEKNFVGLASNGDYVACGSENNSLYLYYKGLSKTLLTFKFDTVKSVLDKDKKEDDTNEFVSAVCWRALPDGESNVLIAANSQGTIKVLELV from the exons ATGTCAAGCAGCCGGCAGCAACAAGCTGGAGGTGGACCTGGTTCTGGTCCTGGAACAAGCAGTGGCAGCAATAGTAGCGCCAGCAATGCAAATACTGGGAGCAGTAACGCTACACATGGGACCAGTTCTGAGGATGGAGTGTCTTCACGGACACTGGGATCGGGAGGCGAAGGACAATCTGTCGCCACACAGGGTGGTAGACCTGGTTCATCCAGTGGAAATTACAGCAGAAAAAGACCTCTTTACAATGGTCTTATTAACCCGTATGAGGATAAGAGTAATGATTTTGTGTG CCccatatgttttgaaatgatagAGGAAGCACATATGACAAAATGTGGCCACAGCTTCTG TTACAAATGTATTCGACAGAGTTTGGAGGACAGCAACAGGTGCCcaaaatgtaattacataatAGATAATGTGGATCAACTATATCCTAACTTCTTAG TGAATGAACTTATCCTTAAGCAGAAGCAAAGATCGGAAGAAAAACGCCTAAAACGAGACCACCCT aatgGCACCAGATGGCAGTTTTTCCAAGACGTTATGGGCACAGAACAAGATAATCTTGATTTAGCCAATGTCAACTACATGTTGGAACTTTTAGTGCAGAAAAAGAAGCAGCTTGAAGCA GAATCACAAGCAGCACAGCGTCAGATCCTAATGGAATTTCTGAAAGAAGccagaagaaataaaagagag CAATTGGAGCAGTTGCAGAAAGAATTGAATTTCCTGGAGGAAGACATCAAGCGCGTTGAG GAAATGAGTGGCTTATACTCTCCAGTTAGTGACACTGATCCCAACTTGGATAGCACCGTTCCTCAGTTTGAGGCTCACTCTCCCGCACCCAG TAGTATCATAGACCCCTCAGAGTACATCCAACCTCCTGGATTTGGAGGCAGTTCACAG GGTAAAAGGCAGACGTGGTACAACAGTACCCTCGCATCTCGACGGAAAAGGCTTACGGCACACTTCGAAGATCTGGAGCAGTGCTACTTTTCCAACAGGATGTCCCGAATTACAG atgacagCAGGACTGTCAATCAACTGGATGACTTCATGGAGTGTCTCTCAAAATTCACACGCTACAATTCTGTGAGGCCCTTGGCCACCCTCTCATACGCCAGTGACCTTTACAACGGCTCCAGTATTGTGTCCAG CATCGAATTTGACCGTGATTGTGATTACTTCGCCATCGCTGGCGTCACCAAGAAAATTAAAGTCTTTGAATACGGGACGGTGATCCAGGATGCCGTGGACATTCATTATCCCGTCAACGAGATGACGTGCAACTCCAAAATTAG ctgtaTCAGCTGGAGTAGCTACCACAAGAACCTTTTGGCGAGCAGTGATTACGAAGGAACCGTCATCCTGTGGGATGGGTTCACAGGCCAGAGGTCAAAGGTTTATCAG GAGCATGAGAAGAGATGCTGGAGTGTAGATTTTAATCTTATGGATCCCAAACTCCTTGCTTCAGGCTCAGATGATGCAAAAG tTAAGTTGTGGTCCACCAACCTGGACAACTCTGTCGCTAGCATTGAGGCCAAGGCCAATGTATGTTGTGTTAAATTCAGCCCGACTTCAAGATATCATCTCGCCTTTGGCTGCGCAG ACCACTGCGTCCACTACTATGACCTGCGCAACACTAAACAGCCCATCATGGTGTTCAAAGGCCACCGGAAGGCAGTGTCCTACGCCAAGTTTGTCAACGGAGAAGAGATCGTGTCTGC CTCCACAGACAGTCAGCTGAAGCTGTGGAACGTGGGCAAGCCGCACTGCTTACGCTCTTTCAAAGGCCACATTAACGAGAAGAACTTCGTGGGACTGGCCTCCAATGGAGACTACGTAGCGTGCG GAAGCGAAAACAACTCGCTTTATCTTTACTACAAGGGGCTGTCCAAAACGCTGCTGACGTTTAAGTTTGACACTGTGAAGAGCGTGCTGGATAAAGACAAGAAAGAGGACGACACCAATGAGTTTGTCAGTGCTGTCTGCTGGAGAGCGCTGCCAGATGGG GAGTCTAACGTGCTCATTGCAGCCAACAGTCAAGGAACAATCAAG GTACTTGAGCTGGTTTGA
- the cop1 gene encoding E3 ubiquitin-protein ligase COP1 isoform X1 codes for MSSSRQQQAGGGPGSGPGTSSGSNSSASNANTGSSNATHGTSSEDGVSSRTLGSGGEGQSVATQGGRPGSSSGNYSRKRPLYNGLINPYEDKSNDFVCPICFEMIEEAHMTKCGHSFCYKCIRQSLEDSNRCPKCNYIIDNVDQLYPNFLVNELILKQKQRSEEKRLKRDHPNGTRWQFFQDVMGTEQDNLDLANVNYMLELLVQKKKQLEAESQAAQRQILMEFLKEARRNKREQLEQLQKELNFLEEDIKRVEEMSGLYSPVSDTDPNLDSTVPQFEAHSPAPSSSIIDPSEYIQPPGFGGSSQGKRQTWYNSTLASRRKRLTAHFEDLEQCYFSNRMSRITDDSRTVNQLDDFMECLSKFTRYNSVRPLATLSYASDLYNGSSIVSSIEFDRDCDYFAIAGVTKKIKVFEYGTVIQDAVDIHYPVNEMTCNSKISCISWSSYHKNLLASSDYEGTVILWDGFTGQRSKVYQEHEKRCWSVDFNLMDPKLLASGSDDAKVKLWSTNLDNSVASIEAKANVCCVKFSPTSRYHLAFGCADHCVHYYDLRNTKQPIMVFKGHRKAVSYAKFVNGEEIVSASTDSQLKLWNVGKPHCLRSFKGHINEKNFVGLASNGDYVACGSENNSLYLYYKGLSKTLLTFKFDTVKSVLDKDKKEDDTNEFVSAVCWRALPDGESNVLIAANSQGTIKVLELV; via the exons ATGTCAAGCAGCCGGCAGCAACAAGCTGGAGGTGGACCTGGTTCTGGTCCTGGAACAAGCAGTGGCAGCAATAGTAGCGCCAGCAATGCAAATACTGGGAGCAGTAACGCTACACATGGGACCAGTTCTGAGGATGGAGTGTCTTCACGGACACTGGGATCGGGAGGCGAAGGACAATCTGTCGCCACACAGGGTGGTAGACCTGGTTCATCCAGTGGAAATTACAGCAGAAAAAGACCTCTTTACAATGGTCTTATTAACCCGTATGAGGATAAGAGTAATGATTTTGTGTG CCccatatgttttgaaatgatagAGGAAGCACATATGACAAAATGTGGCCACAGCTTCTG TTACAAATGTATTCGACAGAGTTTGGAGGACAGCAACAGGTGCCcaaaatgtaattacataatAGATAATGTGGATCAACTATATCCTAACTTCTTAG TGAATGAACTTATCCTTAAGCAGAAGCAAAGATCGGAAGAAAAACGCCTAAAACGAGACCACCCT aatgGCACCAGATGGCAGTTTTTCCAAGACGTTATGGGCACAGAACAAGATAATCTTGATTTAGCCAATGTCAACTACATGTTGGAACTTTTAGTGCAGAAAAAGAAGCAGCTTGAAGCA GAATCACAAGCAGCACAGCGTCAGATCCTAATGGAATTTCTGAAAGAAGccagaagaaataaaagagag CAATTGGAGCAGTTGCAGAAAGAATTGAATTTCCTGGAGGAAGACATCAAGCGCGTTGAG GAAATGAGTGGCTTATACTCTCCAGTTAGTGACACTGATCCCAACTTGGATAGCACCGTTCCTCAGTTTGAGGCTCACTCTCCCGCACCCAG CAGTAGTATCATAGACCCCTCAGAGTACATCCAACCTCCTGGATTTGGAGGCAGTTCACAG GGTAAAAGGCAGACGTGGTACAACAGTACCCTCGCATCTCGACGGAAAAGGCTTACGGCACACTTCGAAGATCTGGAGCAGTGCTACTTTTCCAACAGGATGTCCCGAATTACAG atgacagCAGGACTGTCAATCAACTGGATGACTTCATGGAGTGTCTCTCAAAATTCACACGCTACAATTCTGTGAGGCCCTTGGCCACCCTCTCATACGCCAGTGACCTTTACAACGGCTCCAGTATTGTGTCCAG CATCGAATTTGACCGTGATTGTGATTACTTCGCCATCGCTGGCGTCACCAAGAAAATTAAAGTCTTTGAATACGGGACGGTGATCCAGGATGCCGTGGACATTCATTATCCCGTCAACGAGATGACGTGCAACTCCAAAATTAG ctgtaTCAGCTGGAGTAGCTACCACAAGAACCTTTTGGCGAGCAGTGATTACGAAGGAACCGTCATCCTGTGGGATGGGTTCACAGGCCAGAGGTCAAAGGTTTATCAG GAGCATGAGAAGAGATGCTGGAGTGTAGATTTTAATCTTATGGATCCCAAACTCCTTGCTTCAGGCTCAGATGATGCAAAAG tTAAGTTGTGGTCCACCAACCTGGACAACTCTGTCGCTAGCATTGAGGCCAAGGCCAATGTATGTTGTGTTAAATTCAGCCCGACTTCAAGATATCATCTCGCCTTTGGCTGCGCAG ACCACTGCGTCCACTACTATGACCTGCGCAACACTAAACAGCCCATCATGGTGTTCAAAGGCCACCGGAAGGCAGTGTCCTACGCCAAGTTTGTCAACGGAGAAGAGATCGTGTCTGC CTCCACAGACAGTCAGCTGAAGCTGTGGAACGTGGGCAAGCCGCACTGCTTACGCTCTTTCAAAGGCCACATTAACGAGAAGAACTTCGTGGGACTGGCCTCCAATGGAGACTACGTAGCGTGCG GAAGCGAAAACAACTCGCTTTATCTTTACTACAAGGGGCTGTCCAAAACGCTGCTGACGTTTAAGTTTGACACTGTGAAGAGCGTGCTGGATAAAGACAAGAAAGAGGACGACACCAATGAGTTTGTCAGTGCTGTCTGCTGGAGAGCGCTGCCAGATGGG GAGTCTAACGTGCTCATTGCAGCCAACAGTCAAGGAACAATCAAG GTACTTGAGCTGGTTTGA